The genomic region GCTCTATCCCCGATAATATGGACACTAATTTCCATCCGTATCTAATTGAAAATCTGAGCGCAATATCCTGCTGAGGAGTAAATGGAGTGGCCGTCATTATCATTTCCATGTATTGCTGAGAAGGCTCAACTAGTCCCAGCCTAATCGCTATTCTAGTTAAGTGATTATCGACAGGGACCTCCTCATTCCATGTATCTACGAATCTAATTAATCCACGGCCATGTAAGAACTTGGCCAGAAGCATTGCCTTCTTCTCAACGGGATCGGTGTACGCTGAAAACGATTTCAGCAATTCAATGAATCCATGACCGCCATTAAATAAGTAACCCTCGCTTCTCTTTATTAATGCGGTGGGGGATGAATTGAATAGCTTCGACATTTTTATGCCAATATCCTGTAAAAGAAATGTCCTGACACCGTAATCCCAAATATCGCCGAACCAATGCTTAATGGTGGATGAATCAATGGTNGCTAATCTGCTTGGCGAGAATATCGATGGATCAGAATCAAAAAGGCGCTTACCTCTTATCCACAATAGATCTGCGCCTCTATATTTATTGCCGTTCATCTCATCCTCATAAGAATGACCTGGCACCACTAATCTATGATCTATTGCTGTCATAGCTATAAAAAACATTAACTGTAGATCCTCATCCATGCTGGTGCTTGGGTAGAACCGATCATCTACATAATTATCCTGTGATAATTTCATTTCCTTAATTAATTTAGCCAATGCCTCTGCCTTGCCCAAATTAATATGCCCAGCCTCATTTATTGATGCCTTCGTCATTAAAGCTATGGATGAATTCACGCTTAAAAAGACGATGCCTAAAGCAAAAAGGTTAAATTAGCCATACGTTATTGAGTCACGTAATGATCCCTATAAGTACAATGGTTACTGGTCGCGGCACCGTATCATTTAAGATAAAAGGAAGATATGGAGNTGATAAACCAAGTGAATTCTCAAGCATAGTAAGGCCCATAGTCTCATGGAACATCACTAGGAAATGCAACTTGAAATGCATTCATTGCTACATAGATGCAGGCATGGAGGATGAACACGAATTAAGCACCGAGGAAGCAATGAGGCTAGTGGATCAATTCAAGGAAGTGGGGGTTCCCCTAATACTAATGAGCGGGGGTGAACCATTAATGAGGAGGGACTTAATCGATATAGCTAAGCATGCCGCGGGACTAGGCATTAAGCTGGTATTATCGACCAATGGCACAATGATAACGAGGGAGGTCGCTGAGGAGCTTAAGGGGATAGGGTTCTCCTATATTGGGATATCCCTGGACTCCATTGATGCCGAATATCATGATAAATTCAGAGGAGTCAAGGGAGCATTTTCACTAGCATTAGCCGGTATACGGAACTCGCTGGATGCTGGGCTAGATGTTGGGCTTAGATTCACCGTGACAGCCATGAATATAGAGAGAGCGGCTGATTACATAGACTTCGCTGCATCAATTGGAGTTAATAGGGTGACTTTCTATCACTTATCTGCAAGCGGCAGAGCCGGTAAATTAGGAAGAGAGTGGTGGTACTCCCCGCAACAATACGCTAGATTCATGGAAACCATTATTAAATATGCTGAGAAGTATGCCGATAAGCTAGAGATAGAAACAACGCTGGCTCCATATGACGGCATCTACATTGCACTACGAAGCGGAGGGGATCCAGAGCCATATCTACGATTCGTGGAATCAACGGGGGGATGCGGAAGAAAAATAATATCCATTTACCCGAATGGCGACGTATATCCCTGTCAATTCATCGACTTCGTGAAGCTAGGCAATATAAGGCAAAAACCGTTAAGGGACATATTGGTTAATGGACTTGATCTATTCGTGAATACGGAGAAATACTTGCGAGGCCCTAAGTGCAGCAATTGCAGATTTAAGAAGGAATGCAAAGGCGGAGATAGGGCTCGTGCATACTACCTTGGCGGTGACATGTATGGAGATGATCCGATATGTCCAATACCTGAATTATTTAACAATAGAAGCCACGAAACTAACTAGGTTTTCTATATCTTTTCTAGCCAGCCGTATTTCCTCGCTGGGAATTGAACTCTCCTCATAACCAAGCCGCACCGCTAAGGCTGTCCTCCACCACTGCAGTAGTTCCGGTTTATTTAATGTTATAGAAACGTAAATTACAGAACAAACGGAAAGCCTCGCCCTTTAGGGCGGGGCAAGGTTTAAAAACCTCTTACTATTCCTCTTTAGGATGCCCTCCCCCGGTCAATTTCTTGGGAATGAGGAGCGGAGGCCGATTCCCCCCGCAATACCGGGAGAGGACATCAAAGAAGTCGAATTCAAGAATAGGAGGACTAACGTGGTTCGCCTCCTACCAAATGGGTTTCAAGAAAGGAAGCTGAGGAGGCTAGCCAACACCTCCGCCAAGTTGTTTAATGAGGTTAACTACGAGAGGAGGCAGCAATTCTTCCATGAGGGGAGAGTTGACTTAAAGGGAACATATGATAAGTATTATGAAAAGTATAAGGATGAATTGGGCAGCGCCAACACGCAGCAAGTGCTTAATAAGAATAATGAGGCTTGGTCATCATTCTTCTCCCTCCTAAAGCTGAGGAAGGAAAACAAACTACCGCCCCACATGAGCCGCGTTTCACCGCCGAGGTATTGGNAGGATGGGGAGACTGGAGAGAGGAAGCTCCTCCTAGTAGTTAGGCAGGATAGGTATGTCGTGGATGAACAGAAACTAGTCCTAAAGGACTTCCACCTCAAAATCGATTTTACGGGTAGATTAAGGTGGCACGGGAAACAAGGCAGATTGGAGATCTACTATGATGAGGTTGGGAATGCGTGGTACGCCTCCATTCCCGTGGAGGTTGGCGTTGAAAAAACTAAGAAGGGAAGGAGGAGTAAGCACGTCGTGAGGGGTGAGAGGAAATCAATACAAGTTAAATCGCCGAAGGGGAGCAAAATGGCCTCAATAGATCTAGGCATTAACGTCTTGGCGAGCGTAGTAGTCGATGATGGTACGTGGTTATTATATAAGGGTGTTAGGGCGAAGGAGGATTACTTCTACCTCGGGAAGAGGATAGCTGAGGCGCAGTCCTCGGCGGATAAGGCGAAGAACATTGAAGAATACGAAGCATACGAGGAGCTTAATAGGGAGAGGAGGAGNCTCTTCAAGAAACTAATTAGGAGGCTTCTTCACCTCTACCGCAACTTTGCCTCCCACCTAATGAGGGAGTTGCATGAGCGAGGCGTCTCAACGATCTATTTGGGTTATCCCTTCAACATTGCTCAGGATAAGGGTAATAAGTTCACGGTGAATTTGTGGTCTTATCGTAAACTCATGGAGGTCATTGAGTTGAAGGCTCAGGAGTATGGTATTCGTGTGTTTGAGGTCATTGAGTATAATACGTCCAAGTACTGTGCTTATCATGGTGTTGAGGTTGAGAGGGGGCCGAGGGGNGTAGTTAATTGTCCTAAGGGGCATAGGCTTCATTCGGATCTAAATGGTGCATTGAATATCTTGAAGAAGGCTACCGGCATAGTGATCTCGACGATAAAGAGGCCCCTATCTTTCATCGTGGATCATAATCGAGTAGCGCCCGTGAAAGGGGCGTAACCCTCTAGACCTCGGGGAACCCCCGCCCTCAAGGGCGGGGAGGAGGTCAGTTTATGATGAGCGCCTCTATCTGGCATCAATTGATGATGTAATGAGTGCAATGGTTATCAATAAGTAAATCAGTATTTCATAGTTGTTGGGGATCTGTCTTAGAAATAAATAGCCCCATACAGCAGCCATCACGGGTTCAAGCGTGGCTAGAAT from Thermocladium sp. ECH_B harbors:
- a CDS encoding radical SAM protein, with amino-acid sequence MIPISTMVTGRGTVSFKIKGRYGXDKPSEFSSIVRPIVSWNITRKCNLKCIHCYIDAGMEDEHELSTEEAMRLVDQFKEVGVPLILMSGGEPLMRRDLIDIAKHAAGLGIKLVLSTNGTMITREVAEELKGIGFSYIGISLDSIDAEYHDKFRGVKGAFSLALAGIRNSLDAGLDVGLRFTVTAMNIERAADYIDFAASIGVNRVTFYHLSASGRAGKLGREWWYSPQQYARFMETIIKYAEKYADKLEIETTLAPYDGIYIALRSGGDPEPYLRFVESTGGCGRKIISIYPNGDVYPCQFIDFVKLGNIRQKPLRDILVNGLDLFVNTEKYLRGPKCSNCRFKKECKGGDRARAYYLGGDMYGDDPICPIPELFNNRSHETN
- a CDS encoding transposase, coding for MPSPGQFLGNEERRPIPPAIPGEDIKEVEFKNRRTNVVRLLPNGFQERKLRRLANTSAKLFNEVNYERRQQFFHEGRVDLKGTYDKYYEKYKDELGSANTQQVLNKNNEAWSSFFSLLKLRKENKLPPHMSRVSPPRYWXDGETGERKLLLVVRQDRYVVDEQKLVLKDFHLKIDFTGRLRWHGKQGRLEIYYDEVGNAWYASIPVEVGVEKTKKGRRSKHVVRGERKSIQVKSPKGSKMASIDLGINVLASVVVDDGTWLLYKGVRAKEDYFYLGKRIAEAQSSADKAKNIEEYEAYEELNRERRXLFKKLIRRLLHLYRNFASHLMRELHERGVSTIYLGYPFNIAQDKGNKFTVNLWSYRKLMEVIELKAQEYGIRVFEVIEYNTSKYCAYHGVEVERGPRGVVNCPKGHRLHSDLNGALNILKKATGIVISTIKRPLSFIVDHNRVAPVKGA